The genomic segment CCGGTTGTACGCATCGATATCTGCGCCGGGAGGAAGGCTGAGCCTCAGCGAAATGATCGCCGGAACCCTCGACTGGAGCTTTATACTGTCGAGCGGTTTCATGAAGTAATCGGCGGCGCCGCTGCGAAAAGCATCGAGCATGGAGTCGGAATTCTCCCCAACCAGAATTACCGGAATGTTCAGCTTTTCAGCTTTCACTTTCTGCAGGAGTTCCAACCCGGAAAGCCCGGGAAAATCCATGTCGGCAATAATGATTTCCGGAGGCTCATTTTTCACTATCTCGAATCCTCCGCCGGGTGATACTGCATCCACTATGTACCCATACTCAATGAATGCGTTCTTCACCGTTTCCAGCGTCTCTCTCTTCAAGTCGAAAATGAGGATTCTTTTATTTGCACCTGGGGAAAGACCTTTTGCCATGGATGCCCTGCCTGAAAAAATTCATTTTACGGTATTCTCTCAAATTACTTCATCCAGAGATTCCTGTCAAGTGTTCTGTACTGAACCGCTTCCGAGACATGCCGTGCGGCGATGAATTCCTCGCTTTCAAGGTCTGCGATTGTTCGCGATACTTTCAGGATACGATGATATGCCCGCGCGGAAAAACCAAATGCTTCAACGGCCCGCTGGAGAATCTTTTTTCCGGCCTCGTCGAGGGCGCAGTATTTGAGAATGGCGCGCGATTTCAAATGAGCGTTGGCATGAACGCCTTTCAGATCGAGGTACCGGTTTTTCTGAATCCCACGGGCGCGGTTGACGCGTTTCACAATGTCATGGGAGTGGTCTTCGCTGTTCGAGGCATCCACCAGGTCACGGTATTTCACCGCGGGCACATCAACATGGATATCGATCCGGTCGAGGATAGGTCCCGAGACTTTTGACATGTAACGCTGAATCAACTGAGGGCTGCATGTGCATTGGTGGTGTGAATCGGTCAAATATCCGCAGGGGCAGGGGTTCATTGCCACAACGAGCATGAATGAAGCCGGATATTTGATGGTGTACTGGGCGCGGGAGATAGTGACATGACCGTCTTCGAGAGGCTGACGGAGGCATTCGATGTTCTTTTTCCCCAGTTCGGGCATTTCGTCGATGAAAAGCACCCCGTTATGCGCCATGCTCACCTCCCCCGGATGGGGCCAGGCTCCTCCGCCTATGAGGGCTGCCTCGGAAATTGTGTGGTGGGGGTCACGGAACGGGCGGTCGACCACAAGAGGATGGCCGTCCTTGAGAATGCCGGCGACCGAATGGATTTTTGTGGTCTCCAGCGCTTCCTCCAGGGTCATACGGGGAAGAATGCCGGGGATCCTCCTTGCGAGCATGGTTTTTCCGGAACCGGGCGGCCCGATCATGAGAATATTGTGTCCTCCGGCGGCCGCCACCTCCAGAGCCCGTTTCACATGCGCCTGCCCCTTGACATCGGAAAAATCCATATCCACATCTTCCCCGGCCATGAGGGAATCGATGGAGGGATGGTAATATCTGGATATGAGATTGCGGCCGGAAAGGAAATCAACCACCTTTTGAAGGCTTTCGGCCGGATAAATGTTGACATGCTCAACCAGGGCGGCTTCATCGGCGTCCACCACCGGAACGATGATGCCCTCAAAACCGGCGTCACGGACGGCAAGGGTTATGGGGAGTATCCCCCTCACATGACGCAGGGCGCCATCCAGGGAAAGCTCCCCGACCAGCACATACTTTTCCAGGACGGACAGGGGAATACGGCTGTCCGCGGCTAGAATTCCCACAGCCATGGGGAGATCGAACGCCGAACCCTCCTTACGGATATCCGCCGGGGCAAGGTTAATGGTAACCCGTTTCTGCGGAAACAGATATCCCGAATTTTTGATGGCCGAGGTTACCCGCTCCCTGCTTTCCTTTACCGCGCCCTCTGCCAGGCCGACAGTAGCAAATGCAGGCAGTTTGAACTCGAGATCGGTTTCCACTTCGACAATGTACGCATCCACTCCCATCAGGGCGGCGGAGCGTACACGGGCGAACATGTTCACTTAAAACCTCTCGGGGAAGCTGTCAGGCTTGGAACGTTCCCAGGTGAATTCGGTATCAAAATCATACACGTCGGCGAAATCCTCTTTCCTGTCCCCATCGGTTTTACTCATGATCCCCTCATTAATCAGGAGATAGACGATTTCTCCATAATCCAGGGTCTTTCTGACCTTCCAGTGTTCCAGAACATCACGGGCCATATAACCGAAATGCTCACGAGCGTATTCAGCAATTCCCCAGGCCAGCTCGGCTCCGTTCAGATGCCTGATCTCAGGCAGTTTGCCGACCGTATGCTCGAGGGCCGACAGGATGAAAAAAAATGCTTCTCTTTTGTATCTTCCATCCTGCATCGCGACCCGGGTTATTTTCTCAAGAATCTCCCTGTTTGACATAAGTATGCTGTTTCAATTCCCGGTATAAGAGTTAATGCACAAATTACTATAAAAAACTTCATCACACAATACTTTTTCTTATCTGTCTCCGTGCCCGCGATGCACGGTAACGTTCTCTGTTATTTACATCGTACGGCTACTTCGCTTTGTTACAGTTACACCTTGAATCCCCCATCCAACAACCTCAACAGACGGGAATATGTATACGGATTCCTGCATAAGTAAAAGGTAAATATAATACATGTATCCCATGCGCATCAATATTTATCGTTCTGTAGAATTATTGGAGTTACTACCAGAGATATATTGGGTTAAAACATACTCTATTACGGCACAAAAGGGTTCGTATTTCCCCTTACTGTCAGTGTTCCTGTAATTTTCAATCAATTTTTCCAAATCTTCATTTGATAAGGAATCAAAATCATCGAATATCCCATTCAATGCGTTTCTTCGCAATGCGATAAGAATAGTATGATTCAATCCGAGCTTCGAGATGGTTTCCAAAGCAGGTTTTTGTTTATCAGGATTATCTGAGGGTTTTATTTCTCCTTCGGAGCTAAATCGGAAGAATTCACTGCAAGAGGGATTAAGCGGCGTAATAAATAAATCCTCATCAAACCATTTGTCTTTTTTACGCCCACAATGAACTGAACATCGTATGCGTTTTCCGCCATTACAAGATGCAAGGAGGTTTCGATACTCAAATCTTAATTCATGATATTTGGATTGGGGCTTCAGATGTTCGATATGGCTGTCCTGCAATTCAATTCGGTTTCCACAATAACAGCAGATATATCCCTGTTCATTAAGTAAATTACTTTGAAGCGAATCCTTCTCCGGGTTTTTTAAATCCACCCATTCACCTTTGTTCCCTGGTTCGCCAATCGTTTTTTTCCACTCTTTAAAATCCTGCGGTTCCGATTTTTTTTTAATAAACTTCATCGGCCGAGGATCTCCTTGCGCCTAATCAGGGTATCTGCTTTTGCAAAAACAGGTTCATCAGAACCGATAACCTCCTCAAGATTTTTTCGTATGACCGAAGCTTCTGACAGCTTCCCTCTATCAATATGATCGAAATACTCCAATAACATTTTTTTTATCTCAATAGGCCTCTCACTCGTTTCCATCACATCCTCAAGAATTTGGTTACTGTCTCTTCCATAAACATTTTCAAGAAGGGAAGCCTGAATACCCTCAGAAGTGTTTTCTAGGGTGTAAAAAATGGCTGATTGGGCCTCGCTTATCACCTGAGGTGAATGGGTAGTCACAATAAATTGACATTGAGGGAAAGTGTTTTGCAGTTTTGTAATAACTTCTCTCTGCCATCTGGGGTGCAGATGGAGATCAATCTCATCAAT from the Candidatus Latescibacter sp. genome contains:
- a CDS encoding retron system putative HNH endonuclease; amino-acid sequence: MKFIKKKSEPQDFKEWKKTIGEPGNKGEWVDLKNPEKDSLQSNLLNEQGYICCYCGNRIELQDSHIEHLKPQSKYHELRFEYRNLLASCNGGKRIRCSVHCGRKKDKWFDEDLFITPLNPSCSEFFRFSSEGEIKPSDNPDKQKPALETISKLGLNHTILIALRRNALNGIFDDFDSLSNEDLEKLIENYRNTDSKGKYEPFCAVIEYVLTQYISGSNSNNSTER
- a CDS encoding YifB family Mg chelatase-like AAA ATPase, with product MFARVRSAALMGVDAYIVEVETDLEFKLPAFATVGLAEGAVKESRERVTSAIKNSGYLFPQKRVTINLAPADIRKEGSAFDLPMAVGILAADSRIPLSVLEKYVLVGELSLDGALRHVRGILPITLAVRDAGFEGIIVPVVDADEAALVEHVNIYPAESLQKVVDFLSGRNLISRYYHPSIDSLMAGEDVDMDFSDVKGQAHVKRALEVAAAGGHNILMIGPPGSGKTMLARRIPGILPRMTLEEALETTKIHSVAGILKDGHPLVVDRPFRDPHHTISEAALIGGGAWPHPGEVSMAHNGVLFIDEMPELGKKNIECLRQPLEDGHVTISRAQYTIKYPASFMLVVAMNPCPCGYLTDSHHQCTCSPQLIQRYMSKVSGPILDRIDIHVDVPAVKYRDLVDASNSEDHSHDIVKRVNRARGIQKNRYLDLKGVHANAHLKSRAILKYCALDEAGKKILQRAVEAFGFSARAYHRILKVSRTIADLESEEFIAARHVSEAVQYRTLDRNLWMK